In Pseudomonas fluorescens, a genomic segment contains:
- the pheT gene encoding phenylalanine--tRNA ligase subunit beta encodes MKFSEQWLRGWVSPQVNRDELVARLSMAGLEVDSVTPAAGVFSGVVVGEVLSTEQHPDADKLRVCQVSNGTETFQVVCGAPNVRPGLKIPFAMIGAELPGDFKIKKAKLRGVESNGMLCSQAELQVGEGNDGLMELPADAPVGQDIRAYLELEDASIEVDLTPNRGDCLSLAGLAREVGALYDVPVTRPVITAVPAVHDEVRPIEVLAPNACPRYLGRVIRNVDLSKPTPLWMVERLRRADVRSIDAAVDITNYVMIELGQPLHAFDLAEINGGIRVRMAEEGEKLVLLDGQEVTLRADTLVIADHSRALAIAGVMGGEHSGVSSTTRDIFLESAFFDQIAIAGKARSYGLHTDASHRYERGVDWQLAREAMERATGLLLDITGGEAGPITEAVSEQHLPSVAPITLRAKSVEQMLGLVIEPAEIERLLSALGLGISAGGEGQWRVEVPSHRFDISLEVDLIEELARLYGYNRLPVRYPQARLAPQPKAEARAHLPELRRLLVARGYQEAVTYSFIDPKQFELFNPGVEPLLLANPISNDMAAMRSSLWPGLVKALSHNLNRQQDRVRMFESGLRFVGQLDGLKQEPMLAGVVCGSRLPEGWAQGRDAVDFFDVKADVEAVLGFAGALGDFTFVPGNHPALHPGQTARIEREGRLVGFVGAIHPELSKTLGLDRPVFVFELVLAEVASGKMPKFSELSRFPEVRRDLALIADREVAATAVLDVIRENAGEWLTDLRLFDVYQGKGIDPHRKSLAVGLTWQHPSRTLNDDEVNTTTQNILTSLEQRLNATLRK; translated from the coding sequence ATGAAATTCAGTGAACAATGGCTGCGTGGCTGGGTAAGCCCGCAGGTAAATCGCGACGAGCTGGTTGCTCGTCTGTCGATGGCCGGTCTTGAGGTCGATAGTGTTACCCCGGCTGCTGGCGTATTCAGTGGCGTGGTTGTGGGCGAGGTGCTGAGCACCGAGCAGCATCCTGACGCCGACAAGTTGCGTGTATGCCAGGTCAGCAATGGCACGGAAACCTTCCAGGTCGTGTGCGGAGCGCCCAATGTGCGTCCGGGCCTGAAGATCCCGTTCGCCATGATCGGCGCCGAACTGCCAGGTGACTTCAAGATCAAGAAAGCCAAGCTGCGCGGTGTCGAGTCCAACGGAATGCTGTGCTCCCAGGCTGAACTGCAGGTAGGCGAGGGCAACGATGGCCTGATGGAGCTGCCGGCCGACGCGCCAGTGGGCCAGGACATTCGTGCCTATTTGGAACTGGAAGACGCCAGCATCGAGGTTGACCTGACCCCGAACCGTGGCGACTGCCTGTCCCTGGCGGGCCTGGCGCGTGAAGTGGGCGCGCTGTACGACGTCCCGGTCACCCGGCCCGTGATTACCGCCGTCCCTGCGGTGCACGACGAAGTCCGCCCGATTGAGGTGCTGGCGCCAAACGCGTGTCCTCGTTACCTGGGCCGTGTGATCCGCAACGTCGACCTGTCCAAGCCCACCCCGCTATGGATGGTTGAGCGCCTGCGTCGCGCTGACGTGCGCAGCATCGACGCTGCCGTCGACATCACCAACTATGTGATGATCGAGCTGGGCCAACCACTGCACGCGTTCGATCTCGCCGAAATCAATGGCGGCATCCGTGTGCGCATGGCAGAAGAAGGCGAGAAGCTGGTATTGCTTGACGGCCAGGAAGTAACGCTACGGGCTGACACCCTGGTAATCGCCGACCATTCCCGCGCCCTGGCGATTGCTGGCGTGATGGGGGGTGAGCACAGCGGCGTGTCCTCGACCACGCGTGACATCTTCCTTGAGAGCGCATTCTTCGACCAGATCGCCATCGCTGGCAAGGCCCGTTCCTACGGCCTGCATACCGATGCGTCGCACCGTTATGAGCGTGGCGTAGACTGGCAGCTCGCCCGTGAAGCCATGGAGCGCGCCACTGGCCTGCTGCTGGACATCACCGGTGGCGAAGCCGGCCCGATTACCGAGGCCGTGAGCGAACAGCATCTGCCGTCCGTTGCACCTATCACCCTGCGCGCCAAGAGCGTCGAGCAAATGCTCGGCCTGGTGATTGAGCCTGCTGAGATTGAGCGACTTCTGTCGGCTCTCGGCCTGGGTATTTCCGCAGGCGGGGAAGGGCAGTGGCGCGTTGAAGTGCCAAGCCATCGTTTCGATATCAGCCTGGAAGTCGACCTGATCGAAGAACTTGCCCGCCTGTACGGCTACAACCGTCTACCGGTTCGTTACCCGCAAGCACGCCTGGCACCGCAACCCAAGGCGGAGGCGCGTGCACACCTGCCTGAGCTGCGTCGTCTGCTGGTTGCCCGTGGTTACCAGGAAGCCGTGACCTACAGCTTCATCGATCCGAAGCAGTTCGAACTGTTCAACCCCGGTGTCGAGCCGTTGTTGTTGGCCAATCCGATTTCTAACGACATGGCCGCCATGCGTTCGTCCCTGTGGCCAGGCCTGGTGAAAGCGCTTTCCCACAACCTGAATCGTCAGCAGGATCGCGTGCGCATGTTCGAAAGCGGCCTGCGCTTTGTCGGCCAACTGGACGGCTTGAAGCAGGAACCGATGCTGGCCGGTGTAGTGTGCGGTAGCCGTCTGCCGGAAGGCTGGGCACAAGGTCGTGATGCGGTGGACTTCTTCGACGTCAAGGCTGACGTGGAAGCCGTATTGGGTTTTGCCGGTGCATTGGGTGATTTCACCTTCGTTCCAGGCAACCACCCGGCGCTGCACCCTGGCCAGACCGCGCGTATCGAGCGCGAAGGTCGCCTGGTAGGCTTCGTCGGCGCCATTCACCCGGAACTGTCGAAAACCCTCGGCCTTGACCGTCCGGTCTTCGTCTTTGAGTTGGTCCTGGCGGAAGTCGCTTCGGGCAAGATGCCTAAATTCAGCGAGCTGTCGCGCTTCCCTGAAGTGCGTCGAGACCTGGCCCTGATCGCCGACCGCGAAGTCGCCGCCACTGCCGTCCTGGATGTAATCCGTGAAAATGCAGGGGAATGGCTGACAGACCTCAGGCTATTTGACGTCTATCAGGGTAAAGGCATTGATCCGCATAGAAAAAGCCTTGCAGTTGGCTTGACCTGGCAGCATCCATCGCGCACTCTTAATGACGATGAGGTGAACACCACGACACAAAATATCCTCACCTCGCTCGAACAAAGGTTAAACGCCACGTTAAGGAAGTGA
- a CDS encoding MFS transporter: MGLSTRDTAATIQKASMTKGLVLLFAFCCGAIVANIYYAQPIISLIAPDIGMSSGSASFIVSLTQIGYALGLFFLVPLADLVENRRLMIATIVITIFSLVAAGLSKQPSVFLVVSALIGFSSVSVQMLIPLAAHLASEESRGRVVGGIMGGLLLGILLARPLSSLVADHLGWRVVFVGAAALMLVIAIVIGMTLPKWQPTHRASYGQLLMSLGQLFCREPVLRQRALYQGLMFAAFSLFWTAVPLILSREFGLTQSQIAIFSLVGAIGAIAAPISGRLADAGHTRRASQVAMVLGVLSFLPAFINPFYGVIGLAVTGIALDFAVQMNMVLGQRAVYALGTANRGRLNALYMISIFIGGAIGSSVASLLYEHAGWLAIAAVGSALSLVALVVFSVVSRRTRTGTMLNMNNG, encoded by the coding sequence ATGGGCCTTTCTACACGTGATACAGCAGCGACGATACAAAAAGCATCAATGACAAAGGGGCTGGTGCTTCTATTTGCTTTTTGTTGCGGTGCCATCGTGGCCAACATCTATTACGCACAACCGATTATTAGCTTGATCGCCCCGGATATCGGCATGTCGAGTGGGAGCGCGAGTTTCATCGTTTCGCTGACCCAGATTGGTTATGCGCTCGGATTGTTTTTCCTGGTGCCCTTGGCGGACCTGGTAGAAAACCGTCGGCTGATGATCGCGACGATCGTGATTACGATCTTCAGCCTGGTCGCCGCCGGTTTATCCAAGCAGCCGAGTGTATTTCTAGTGGTGTCGGCACTCATCGGTTTCAGCTCAGTCTCCGTGCAGATGCTTATTCCGTTAGCGGCACATCTGGCATCAGAAGAGTCTCGCGGTCGGGTGGTTGGCGGGATTATGGGGGGCTTGCTGCTAGGGATTCTGCTGGCGCGGCCGCTGTCGAGCCTGGTTGCCGATCATTTGGGCTGGCGGGTGGTGTTTGTCGGGGCCGCCGCCTTGATGCTCGTTATCGCCATCGTGATTGGCATGACCCTGCCTAAATGGCAACCGACCCATCGTGCCTCGTACGGCCAATTGCTGATGTCCCTTGGCCAACTGTTTTGCCGCGAGCCCGTGCTGCGTCAGCGCGCGCTCTATCAAGGGCTGATGTTTGCGGCGTTCAGTTTGTTCTGGACCGCTGTGCCATTGATATTGAGTCGTGAGTTCGGCCTCACGCAAAGTCAGATTGCGATTTTCTCTCTGGTTGGCGCCATCGGTGCCATTGCTGCACCTATCAGTGGCCGTCTTGCCGATGCAGGCCATACTCGACGAGCGTCGCAGGTGGCCATGGTGCTGGGTGTATTGAGTTTCCTTCCGGCCTTCATCAATCCCTTTTACGGTGTGATTGGGTTGGCCGTCACCGGGATAGCACTGGATTTTGCAGTGCAAATGAACATGGTGCTTGGCCAGCGAGCTGTCTATGCATTGGGCACTGCCAACAGAGGCCGTCTGAATGCGTTGTACATGATCAGTATCTTTATTGGGGGGGCAATCGGTTCTTCGGTAGCCAGTTTGCTTTATGAACATGCCGGCTGGCTGGCAATTGCTGCGGTGGGAAGCGCATTGTCGCTGGTAGCTCTAGTCGTCTTCTCGGTGGTTTCTCGTCGGACCCGAACTGGCACAATGCTCAATATGAACAACGGGTGA
- the rpmI gene encoding 50S ribosomal protein L35 — protein MPKMKTKSGAAKRFLKTANGIKHKHAFKSHILTKMSTKRKRQLRGSSLLHPSDVAKVERMLRLR, from the coding sequence ATGCCAAAGATGAAGACTAAAAGTGGTGCTGCTAAGCGGTTTCTGAAAACTGCTAACGGTATCAAGCACAAGCACGCTTTCAAGAGCCACATCCTGACCAAAATGTCGACCAAGCGTAAGCGTCAACTGCGCGGTAGCAGCTTGCTGCATCCGTCTGACGTGGCAAAAGTCGAGCGCATGCTGCGCCTTCGTTAA
- the pheS gene encoding phenylalanine--tRNA ligase subunit alpha, which yields MENLDALVAQALEAVQSAEDINALEQIRVHYLGKKGELTQVMKTLGNLPAEERPQVGALINVAKERVTEVLNARKASLEEADLAAKLAAESIDVTLPGRGQASGGLHPITRTLERIEQFFTHIGYGIAEGPEVEDDYHNFEALNIPGHHPARSMHDTFYFNANMLLRTHTSPVQVRTMEAQKPPIRIVCPGRVYRSDSDITHSPMFHQVEGLLVDRDINFADLKGTIEEFLRVFFEKELAVRFRPSFFPFTEPSAEVDMECVMCSGKGCRVCKQTGWLEVMGCGMVHPNVLRMSGIDPEEFSGFAFGMGVERLAMLRYGVNDLRLFFDNDLRFLAQFR from the coding sequence ATGGAAAACCTGGACGCGCTCGTCGCTCAAGCTCTTGAGGCTGTGCAAAGCGCTGAAGATATCAATGCCCTGGAGCAAATCCGGGTTCACTACCTTGGCAAGAAGGGTGAATTGACTCAGGTGATGAAGACCCTGGGAAATTTGCCGGCTGAAGAGCGTCCGCAAGTCGGTGCGCTGATCAACGTTGCCAAGGAGCGTGTCACAGAGGTTCTCAATGCGCGCAAGGCGTCGCTCGAGGAGGCCGATCTTGCGGCCAAGCTCGCCGCCGAGTCCATTGACGTGACCCTGCCTGGCCGTGGCCAGGCTTCGGGCGGTCTGCATCCGATTACCCGGACTCTGGAACGTATCGAGCAGTTCTTCACTCACATCGGCTACGGCATCGCCGAAGGCCCTGAGGTCGAAGACGACTATCACAACTTCGAGGCGCTCAACATCCCCGGCCATCACCCGGCCCGGTCGATGCACGACACCTTCTATTTCAATGCGAACATGCTGTTGCGCACCCATACCTCGCCGGTACAGGTCCGCACCATGGAAGCGCAGAAGCCGCCGATCCGCATCGTCTGCCCAGGCCGTGTGTACCGCAGCGACTCCGATATCACCCACTCGCCGATGTTCCACCAGGTCGAAGGCCTGCTGGTTGATCGCGATATCAACTTCGCCGACCTCAAGGGCACCATCGAAGAGTTCCTGCGGGTGTTCTTCGAGAAAGAGTTGGCGGTGCGTTTCCGTCCATCGTTCTTCCCGTTCACCGAGCCGTCCGCTGAAGTCGACATGGAATGTGTGATGTGCAGCGGTAAAGGCTGCCGCGTCTGCAAGCAGACGGGTTGGTTGGAAGTGATGGGCTGCGGCATGGTTCACCCCAACGTGCTGCGCATGTCCGGGATCGACCCGGAAGAGTTCTCGGGCTTTGCCTTCGGCATGGGCGTTGAGCGTCTGGCCATGCTGCGTTACGGCGTGAACGACTTGCGTCTGTTCTTCGACAACGACTTGCGGTTCCTCGCGCAATTTCGCTAG
- the infC gene encoding translation initiation factor IF-3, giving the protein MIIKREMRQDKRAAPKAPINENISAREVRLIGADGEQIGIVSIDEALRIAEESKLDLVEISADAVPPVCRVMDYGKSIFEKKKQIAAAKKNQKQIQVKEIKFRPGTEEGDYQVKLRNLVRFLSDGDRAKVSLRFRGREMAHQELGMELLKRVEADLLEYGSVEQHPKMEGRQLIMVIAPKKKK; this is encoded by the coding sequence ATTATTATTAAGCGTGAAATGAGACAAGATAAACGAGCTGCACCGAAAGCCCCGATCAACGAGAATATCTCGGCACGCGAGGTTCGGTTAATTGGCGCTGACGGCGAGCAGATTGGCATCGTCTCGATTGATGAAGCGCTTCGTATCGCTGAAGAGTCCAAATTGGACCTGGTGGAAATTTCCGCCGACGCAGTCCCGCCTGTTTGCCGGGTGATGGACTACGGCAAGTCGATCTTCGAAAAGAAGAAGCAGATTGCTGCGGCGAAGAAGAACCAGAAGCAGATTCAAGTAAAAGAAATCAAGTTTCGTCCAGGGACGGAGGAAGGGGATTACCAGGTAAAACTGCGCAACCTGGTACGTTTCCTGAGTGATGGGGACAGGGCCAAGGTATCCTTGCGATTCCGCGGCCGTGAGATGGCCCACCAGGAGCTGGGGATGGAACTCCTCAAGCGGGTTGAAGCTGACCTGCTCGAGTACGGTTCGGTCGAACAGCATCCTAAGATGGAAGGACGCCAGCTGATCATGGTCATCGCCCCGAAAAAGAAGAAGTAA
- a CDS encoding MerR family transcriptional regulator, with product MLEPSHNDELPVIPGKRYFTIGEVSELCAVKPHVLRYWEQEFPQLNPVKRTGNRRYYQRQDVLMIRQIRALLYDQGFTISGARQRMSGDEAKDDTTQYKQLIRQMISELEDVLVVLKK from the coding sequence ATGCTGGAACCAAGTCATAACGACGAGCTACCCGTCATCCCAGGCAAACGCTACTTCACCATTGGTGAAGTCAGCGAGCTATGTGCGGTAAAACCGCACGTGCTGCGCTACTGGGAGCAGGAGTTTCCTCAACTCAACCCCGTCAAGCGTACCGGGAACCGTCGGTATTATCAGCGCCAGGATGTGCTGATGATCCGACAGATCCGTGCGTTGCTGTATGACCAGGGGTTCACCATCAGCGGCGCCCGCCAGCGCATGTCCGGTGATGAAGCCAAAGACGACACCACCCAATACAAGCAACTGATCCGCCAGATGATCTCCGAACTCGAAGATGTGCTGGTGGTGTTGAAGAAATGA
- a CDS encoding LysR family transcriptional regulator, translating into MDKLLALKMFVQAVDSKGFSSAARQLGLATSSVTRMIDGLEAELGAVLLNRSTRQISLSDAGAAYYLKAREVLNAVAEADASVSDRGELPAGHLRISVPVALGRRLIAPHIASLLKRYPQLVLDMTLSDDIVELLGERVDLAIRLGSAAAMDGVVSRPVGHFKRRVVASAEYLNAHGFPEHPMDLMQYECLRFSYGPKQQVWTFLKEGEETRVPIEGRFKSNNAEVLREVALAGGGVALLPDWLVNDDIGSGDLTSLFESFVINPNDASSAISALYLPNHRGSKRVNAFIDFISELLGPEGSFSNDAVRR; encoded by the coding sequence ATGGACAAGCTGCTCGCATTGAAGATGTTCGTCCAGGCTGTGGATTCGAAGGGCTTTTCTTCTGCCGCTCGACAGTTAGGCCTGGCGACGTCTTCTGTGACTCGGATGATCGATGGGCTTGAGGCGGAACTGGGCGCTGTCTTGCTTAATCGATCCACGCGTCAAATCTCATTGTCAGATGCCGGGGCCGCCTACTACTTGAAAGCGCGGGAAGTGCTGAATGCTGTCGCCGAGGCGGATGCCTCGGTCAGTGACCGCGGGGAACTCCCTGCGGGCCATCTTCGTATTTCCGTGCCCGTAGCGCTGGGGCGTCGTCTGATTGCACCTCATATTGCCTCGCTGTTGAAGCGATACCCTCAACTTGTGTTGGACATGACGCTCTCCGATGACATCGTTGAATTACTGGGGGAGCGCGTCGATCTGGCGATTCGATTGGGATCGGCAGCCGCCATGGATGGTGTCGTCAGTCGTCCCGTCGGTCATTTCAAGCGCCGGGTGGTGGCCAGTGCCGAGTACCTGAATGCACATGGCTTTCCTGAACATCCCATGGACCTCATGCAGTACGAGTGCCTGCGTTTCAGTTACGGCCCAAAGCAACAGGTGTGGACTTTCCTGAAGGAAGGTGAGGAGACTCGAGTACCGATTGAGGGCCGCTTCAAAAGCAACAATGCCGAGGTTTTGCGTGAGGTTGCGTTGGCGGGCGGTGGAGTGGCTCTGTTACCTGACTGGCTCGTCAACGACGATATTGGCAGCGGTGATTTGACTTCATTGTTCGAGTCTTTCGTTATCAATCCGAACGATGCCAGTTCGGCCATTTCCGCACTGTATCTTCCCAATCATCGTGGCTCCAAGCGCGTCAATGCGTTTATCGATTTCATCAGCGAATTGCTAGGGCCTGAAGGCTCGTTTTCGAACGATGCTGTCAGGAGATAG
- the rplT gene encoding 50S ribosomal protein L20 gives MARVKRGVIARKRHKKILKLAKGYYGARSRVFRVAKQAVIKAGQYAYRDRRQKKRQFRALWIARINAGARVNGLSYSRFIAGLKKASIEIDRKVLADLAVNEKAAFAAIVEKAKATLA, from the coding sequence ATGGCTCGTGTAAAGCGTGGCGTCATTGCCCGTAAACGTCACAAAAAAATTCTGAAACTTGCTAAAGGCTACTACGGCGCACGCTCACGCGTATTCCGTGTTGCCAAGCAAGCGGTAATCAAGGCAGGCCAATACGCCTACCGTGACCGTCGTCAGAAAAAACGTCAGTTCCGCGCTCTGTGGATCGCTCGTATCAACGCTGGTGCTCGTGTTAACGGTCTGTCCTACAGCCGTTTCATTGCTGGCCTGAAAAAAGCGTCCATCGAGATCGACCGTAAGGTTCTGGCTGATCTGGCAGTGAACGAAAAAGCGGCGTTTGCTGCGATTGTCGAGAAAGCTAAAGCCACCTTGGCTTAA
- a CDS encoding (2Fe-2S)-binding protein translates to MITLDINGKTHELDIADDMPLLYALRNQVGLNGAKYGCGLGQCGACTVLVNDKPVFSCLTPCGALAGKSVRTVESLGSADQPGALQKAFIEEQAAQCGYCIAGMIVRAQALLEANPHPDDETIRRHMAPNLCRCGTHVRILAAIKSVIAQGGKV, encoded by the coding sequence GTGATCACACTCGATATCAACGGCAAGACTCACGAACTGGACATCGCGGACGACATGCCCCTGCTGTATGCCTTGCGCAATCAAGTGGGGCTCAACGGCGCCAAATACGGCTGCGGTCTGGGTCAATGTGGCGCCTGCACGGTGCTAGTGAACGACAAACCGGTGTTTTCCTGCCTGACGCCCTGCGGTGCGCTGGCGGGCAAATCGGTGCGCACGGTCGAGAGCCTCGGCAGCGCTGACCAACCGGGTGCCTTGCAGAAAGCCTTTATCGAGGAACAGGCGGCCCAGTGCGGCTATTGCATCGCCGGAATGATCGTCCGCGCACAGGCGCTATTGGAAGCCAACCCCCATCCGGACGATGAAACGATCCGTCGCCACATGGCACCCAACTTGTGCCGCTGCGGCACCCATGTGCGAATCCTCGCCGCTATCAAGTCGGTCATCGCGCAAGGGGGCAAGGTATGA
- a CDS encoding xanthine dehydrogenase family protein molybdopterin-binding subunit: MKTSTQKVDLSRRAFMINGALVMGFALLPAIPRAFADTEVDTLGTEILAPDLPGSLRATPHLDAWIRIDAKDGITVYTGKVELGTGVKTALLQIAAERLEVPPTLIRFLTADTALTPNEGYTAGSHTIVDSGTALFNAAAQVRQLLLESAARQWHLNVDSLTTRDAVIYDAQGRSMTYAQAVAGVQLHRFASANSPFKPASRFTLIGQSLPRLDIPAKVSGGAAYVQDMRLPDMLHARVIRPPRRGSQLLEIDEAALGKLPGEVKLIRNGSYLAVVATDEWLAVKAMREGYATARWTAGNPLPDSTHIHQLLTELPARRYPVSAKGDLPQPTPHAYKARVTKQYLMHGSIGPSCAVAWFKDGTLTVWTHSQGVYPLRAGIAEMVGLPVAQVRCIHAEGSGCYGHNGADDAAADAALIAMAIPGKPIRVQWMREQENLWEPYSSAMLAEVEAGLDDSGRLRDWTYELWSTPHNERIVNAGRLLPAWLLANPFTPAPSVPIAQPEGDGDRNAVPLYEIPNLKVDLNFVLTMPFRTSAMRSLGAHINIFAIESTVDELAARATVDPVQFRLNHLSDPRARAVVERVAAEFRWPQKATGPGSGVGFAFARYKNIMGYCAIAVQLHVQRQTGQVTIDRVVAAVDVGQIVSPDGLLNQIQGGIVQSASWTLYERILYDASGIHSFDWSGYPIMRFPDLPQQVEVHLIDQPDQPFLGAAEIVQGPMAAALGNAINDATGKRLLDLPLARRGWQEALES, encoded by the coding sequence ATGAAAACCTCAACGCAAAAAGTCGATCTGAGCCGCCGCGCCTTCATGATAAATGGCGCATTGGTGATGGGGTTCGCACTGCTCCCGGCCATTCCTCGCGCCTTCGCCGACACTGAAGTAGACACCTTGGGGACAGAGATCCTCGCCCCCGACCTGCCGGGCAGCCTGCGCGCCACTCCTCACCTGGACGCCTGGATCCGCATTGATGCGAAAGATGGCATCACCGTCTACACCGGCAAAGTGGAACTGGGCACTGGCGTCAAAACTGCGCTCCTGCAGATCGCCGCCGAGCGGCTGGAAGTACCGCCCACGCTCATCCGTTTTCTCACCGCCGACACCGCACTGACCCCCAATGAAGGGTATACCGCCGGCAGCCATACGATCGTCGACAGCGGCACCGCGCTGTTCAACGCCGCGGCCCAGGTGCGTCAATTATTGCTCGAGTCCGCGGCACGGCAATGGCACCTCAACGTCGACAGCCTGACCACGCGGGACGCGGTGATCTACGATGCGCAAGGCCGCAGCATGACCTACGCACAAGCCGTGGCAGGGGTCCAACTGCATCGTTTTGCATCGGCCAACTCGCCCTTCAAGCCAGCCAGCCGTTTCACCCTGATCGGCCAATCACTGCCTCGACTGGACATCCCGGCCAAAGTCAGCGGCGGTGCAGCCTACGTGCAGGATATGCGCCTGCCCGATATGCTGCATGCCCGCGTGATACGGCCACCCCGGCGCGGCAGTCAGCTTCTGGAGATTGACGAGGCCGCCCTCGGGAAACTGCCCGGCGAGGTGAAACTGATCCGCAACGGCAGCTACCTTGCCGTGGTCGCCACCGATGAATGGCTGGCGGTCAAAGCAATGCGCGAGGGCTATGCCACGGCCCGCTGGACAGCAGGTAACCCGCTGCCCGACTCGACACACATCCATCAACTCCTCACCGAATTGCCGGCGCGACGCTACCCGGTGAGTGCCAAGGGTGACCTCCCGCAACCGACACCACACGCCTACAAGGCCCGGGTGACCAAGCAATACCTGATGCACGGCTCCATCGGCCCCTCCTGCGCAGTGGCCTGGTTCAAGGATGGCACACTGACCGTGTGGACCCACTCTCAAGGTGTCTATCCATTGCGTGCGGGTATCGCCGAGATGGTCGGCCTGCCGGTGGCTCAGGTGCGGTGCATCCACGCTGAAGGCTCCGGTTGCTATGGCCACAACGGCGCCGATGACGCCGCCGCCGACGCCGCGCTGATCGCCATGGCCATTCCCGGCAAGCCGATACGGGTGCAATGGATGCGCGAACAGGAAAATCTCTGGGAGCCCTACAGCTCGGCCATGCTTGCCGAAGTGGAAGCAGGACTGGACGACAGCGGGCGGCTTCGCGACTGGACATACGAACTCTGGAGTACGCCGCACAACGAACGTATCGTCAACGCCGGGCGCCTGTTGCCGGCGTGGCTGTTGGCCAATCCCTTCACCCCGGCACCGTCGGTACCGATCGCTCAGCCCGAAGGCGACGGCGACCGCAATGCCGTTCCGTTGTATGAGATCCCCAACCTGAAGGTCGATCTTAACTTTGTACTGACCATGCCATTCAGGACCTCGGCCATGCGTTCGCTCGGTGCCCATATCAACATCTTCGCCATCGAGAGCACCGTCGATGAACTGGCGGCCAGGGCCACCGTCGACCCGGTACAATTTCGCCTGAATCACTTGAGCGATCCGCGAGCACGGGCGGTGGTGGAGCGCGTGGCCGCTGAGTTCCGCTGGCCGCAAAAAGCAACGGGCCCCGGCAGCGGAGTCGGCTTTGCCTTTGCCCGCTACAAAAACATCATGGGTTACTGCGCAATCGCCGTGCAGTTGCATGTGCAGCGCCAGACTGGACAGGTGACGATTGATCGCGTTGTCGCCGCCGTCGACGTGGGGCAAATTGTCAGCCCCGACGGGCTGCTCAATCAGATCCAGGGTGGCATCGTGCAGTCCGCCAGTTGGACGCTCTATGAGCGAATCCTCTATGACGCCAGTGGCATACACAGCTTCGACTGGAGCGGCTATCCGATCATGCGTTTTCCGGATTTGCCGCAACAGGTCGAGGTCCACCTGATTGATCAGCCGGATCAGCCATTTCTTGGTGCGGCGGAAATCGTCCAGGGCCCCATGGCCGCAGCACTGGGCAATGCCATCAACGATGCCACCGGCAAGCGCTTGCTCGATCTGCCGCTGGCGCGACGTGGCTGGCAGGAGGCGCTGGAGTCATGA
- the ihfA gene encoding integration host factor subunit alpha: MGALTKAEMAERLYEELGLNKREAKELVELFFEEIRHALEDNEQVKLSGFGNFDLRDKRQRPGRNPKTGEEIPITARRVVTFRPGQKLKARVEAYAGTKS; this comes from the coding sequence ATGGGGGCTTTGACGAAAGCTGAGATGGCGGAACGTCTGTACGAAGAGTTGGGTCTGAACAAGCGCGAGGCCAAGGAATTGGTTGAGCTGTTTTTTGAAGAAATCAGACACGCTCTGGAAGACAATGAACAGGTCAAATTGTCCGGTTTCGGCAATTTTGACCTGCGGGACAAACGCCAGCGGCCTGGCCGCAATCCAAAAACGGGAGAAGAAATCCCGATCACGGCTCGCCGTGTGGTCACCTTTCGTCCAGGGCAGAAGTTGAAGGCCCGAGTTGAGGCTTATGCTGGAACCAAGTCATAA